From one Neovison vison isolate M4711 chromosome 1, ASM_NN_V1, whole genome shotgun sequence genomic stretch:
- the PCDH1 gene encoding protocadherin-1 isoform X2, which yields MVSRAGGRRCPEAALLILDPARMGPPRPSPGPGGQRLLLPPLLLALLLLLAASPGHATRVVYKVPEEQPPNTLIGSLAADYGFPDVGHLYKLEVGAPYLRVDGKTGDIFTTETSIDREGLRECQNQLPGEPCILEFEVSITDLVQNGSPRLLEGQIEVQDINDNTPNFASPVITLPIPENTNIGSLFPIPVASDRDAGPNGVASYELQAGPEAQELFGLQVAEDQEGKQPQLIVMGNLDRERWDSYDLTIKVQDGGSPPRASSALLRVTVLDTNDNAPKFERPSYEAELSENSPIGHSVIQVKANDSDQGANAEIDYTFHQAPEVVRRLLRLDRNTGLITVQGPVDREDLSTLRFSVLAKDRGTNPKSARAQVVVTVKDMNDNAPTIEIRGIGLVTHQDGMANISEDVAEETAVALVQVSDRDEGENAAVTCVVANDVPFQLRQASETGSDSKKKYFLQTTTPLDYEKVKDYTIEIVAVDSGNPPLSSTNSLKVQVVDVNDNAPVFTQSVTEVAFPENNKPGEVVAEVTASDADSGSNAELVYSLEPEPAAKGLFTISPDTGEIRVKTSLDREQRDSYELKVVAADRGSPSLQGTATVLVNVLDCNDNDPKFMLSGYNFSVMENMPALSPVGMVTVIDGDKGENARVQLTVEQDNGDFVIQNGTGTILSSLSFDREHQSTYTFQLKAVDGGVPPRSAYVGVTINVLDENDNAPFITAPSNTSHQLLTPQTRLGETVSQVTAEDIDSGVNAELTYSIAGGNPYGLFQIGSHSGAITLEKEIERRHHGLHRLVVKVSDRGKPPRYGTALVHLYVNETLANRTLLETLLGHSLDTPLDIDIAGDPEYERSKQRGNILFGVVAGVVAVALLIALAVLVRYCRQREAKSGYQAGKKETKDLYAPKPSSKASKGNKGKGKKSKSPKPVKPVEDEDEAGLQKSLKFNLMSDAPGDSPRIHLPLNYPPGSPDLGRHYRSNSPLPSIQLQPQSPSASKKHQVVQDLPPANTFVGTGDTTSTGSEQYSDYSYRTNPPKYPSKQLPHRRVTFSATSQAQELQDPSQHSYYDSGLEESETPSSKSSSGPRLGPLALPEDHYERTTPDGSIGEMEHPENDLRPLPDVAMTGTCTQECSEFGHSDTCWMPGQSSPSRRTKSSALKLSTFVPYQDRGGQEPVGAGSPSPPEDRNTKTAPVRLLPSYSAFSHSSHDSCKDSATLEEIPLTQTSDFPPAATPASAQTAKREIYL from the exons ATGGTCAGCAGGGCCGGCGGCCGGCGCTGCCCCGAGGCGG CCCTCCTGATTCTAGATCCTGCCAGGATGGGGCCCCCGaggcccagcccaggccccggggggcaACGGTTGCTGCTGCCCCCCTTGCTGCTGGCACTGCTGCTTCTGCTGGCGGCATCCCCAGGCCATGCCACTCGGGTGGTGTACAAGGTGCCGGAGGAACAGCCACCCAACACCCTTATTGGGAGCCTTGCTGCGGACTATGGTTTTCCAGACGTGGGCCACCTGTACAAACTAGAGGTAGGCGCCCCATACCTGCGGGTGGATGGCAAGACGGGAGACATCTTCACCACGGAGACGTCTATTGACCGCGAGGGGCTCCGTGAATGCCAGAACCAGCTCCCTGGTGAGCCTTGCATCCTGGAGTTTGAGGTGTCTATTACAGACCTCGTGCAAAACGGCAGTCCCCGGCTGTTAGAGGGCCAGATAGAGGTACAGGACATCAATGACAACACACCCAACTTCGCCTCGCCAGTCATCACGCTCCCCATCCCTGAGAACACCAACATTGGCTCACTCTTCCCCATCCCAGTGGCTTCTGACCGCGACGCCGGCCCCAACGGTGTGGCATCCTACGAGCTGCAGGCCGGGCCTGAGGCCCAGGAGCTGTTTGGGCTTCAGGTGGCAGAGGACCAGGAGGGGAAGCAGCCACAGCTCATCGTGATGGGCAACCTAGACCGGGAGCGCTGGGATTCCTATGACCTCACCATCAAGGTGCAGGATGGCGGCAGCCCCCCACGCGCCAGCAGTGCCCTGCTGCGCGTCACTGTGCTTGATACCAACGACAACGCCCCCAAGTTCGAGCGGCCCTCCTACGAGGCTGAACTGTCCGAGAATAGCCCCATAGGCCACTCGGTCATCCAG GTGAAGGCCAATGACTCGGACCAAGGCGCCAACGCAGAGATCGACTACACATTCCACCAGGCACCTGAGGTGGTGAGGCGTCTTCTGCGACTGGACAGGAACACTGGACTTATCACTGTGCAGGGCCCCGTGGATCGCGAGGACCTGAGTACCCTGCGCTTCTCTGTGCTCGCCAAGGACCGAGGCACCAACCCCAAGAGTGCCCGTGCCCAAGTGGTGGTGACTGTGAAGGACATGAATGACAACGCCCCCACCATTGAGATCCGGGGCATAGGGTTGGTGACCCATCAAGATGGGATGGCTAATATCTCGGAGGATGTGGCAGAGGAGACAGCCGTGGCCCTGGTGCAGGTATCTGACCGAGATGAGGGAGAGAACGCAGCTGTCACCTGTGTGGTGGCAAATGATGTGCCCTTCCAGCTGCGCCAGGCCAGTGAGACGGGAAGTGACAGCAAAAAGAAGTACTTCTTACAGACCACCACTCCACTCGATTACGAGAAGGTCAAAGACTACACCATAGAGATTGTGGCCGTGGACTCTGGCAACCCCCCACTCTCTAGCACCAACTCCCTCAAGGTGCAGGTGGTAGACGTCAATGACAATGCCCCTGTGTTCACCCAGAGTGTCACTGAGGTTGCCTTCCCAGAAAACAACAAGCCGGGTGAAGTGGTCGCCGAAGTCACTGCCAGCGATGCCGACTCAGGCTCTAATGCGGAGCTGGTTTActctctggagccagagccagCTGCCAAGGGCCTCTTCACCATCTCTCCTGACACTGGAGAGATCCGGGTGAAGACATCCCTTGATCGGGAACAGCGGGATAGTTATGAGTTAAAGGTGGTGGCAGCTGACCGGGGCAGTCCCAGCCTGCAGGGCACAGCCACCGTCCTTGTCAATGTGCTGGACTGCAACGACAATGACCCCAAGTTTATGCTGAGTGGCTACAACTTCTCAGTGATGGAGAACATGCCGGCACTGAGTCCAGTGGGCATGGTGACCGTCATTGATGGGGACAAAGGGGAGAATGCCCGGGTACAGCTCACAGTGGAGCAGGACAATGGTGATTTCGTTATCCAAAATGGCACAGGCACCATCCTCTCCAGCCTGAGCTTTGATCGGGAGCATCAGAGCACCTATACCTTCCAGCTGAAGGCAGTGGACGGGGGTGTCCCACCTCGCTCAGCGTATGTGGGTGTCACCATCAACGTGCTGGATGAGAATGACAACGCACCCTTCATCACCGCCCCTTCCAACACCTCCCACCAGCTGTTGACCCCACAGACACGTCTTGGTGAGACGGTCAGCCAGGTGACAGCCGAGGACATTGACTCCGGGGTCAATGCGGAGTTGACCTACAGCATCGCTGGTGGCAACCCTTACGGACTCTTCCAGATTGGATCCCATTCAGGGGCCATCACCCTTGAGAAGGAGATTGAGCGGCGCCATCACGGGCTGCACCGCCTGGTGGTGAAAGTCAGTGACCGTGGCAAGCCCCCGCGCTATGGCACAGCCTTGGTCCACCTTTACGTCAATGAGACCTTGGCCAACCGCACCCTTCTGGAGACCCTGCTGGGCCACAGCCTGGACACGCCACTGGACATCGATATTGCTGGGGATCCAGAATATGAGCGCTCCAAGCAACGTGGCAACATCCTCTTTGGAGTGGTGGCCGGTGTGGTGGCCGTGGCCTTGCTCATTGCCCTGGCAGTGCTTGTGCGCTATTGCCGGCAGCGGGAGGCCAAGAGTGGCTACCAGGCTGGCAAGAAGGAAACCAAGGACCTGTATGCCCCCAAGCCCAGCAGTAAAGCCtccaagggaaacaaaggcaagggCAAGAAAAGCAAGTCCCCAAAGCCTGTGAAGCCAGTGGAGGACGAGGATGAGGCTGGGCTGCAGAAATCCCTCAAGTTCAACCTGATGAGTGATGCCCCTGGAGACAGCCCCCGCATCCACCTGCCCCTCAACTACCCGCCCGGCAGCCCTGACCTGGGCCGCCACTACCGCTCGAACTCCCCACTGCCTTCCATCCAGCTGCAGCCCCAGTCACCCTCAGCCTCCAAGAAGCACCAAGTGGTGCAGGACCTGCCACCTGCAAATACATTTGTGGGCACTGGTGACACCACATCCACGGGCTCTGAGCAGTACTCCGACTACAGCTACCGCACCAACCCCCCCAAATACCCCAGCAAGCAG TTACCTCACCGACGCGTCACCTTCTCCGCCACCAGTCAGGCCCAAGAACTGCAGGACCCGTCCCAGCACAGTTACTATGACAGTGGCCTGGAGGAATCTGAGACGCCATCCAGCAAGTCATCCTCGGGACCCCGACTTGGTCCCCTGGCTCTGCCCGAGGACCACTATGAGCGCACCACCCCCGATGGCAGCATAGGAGAGATGGAGCACCCCGAGAACG ACCTGCGCCCTTTGCCTGATGTTGCCATGACGGGCACATGTACCCAGGAGTGCAGCGAGTTTGGCCACTCTGACACGTGCTGGATGCCGGGCCAGTCATCTCCCAGCCGCCGGACCAAGAGCAGCGCCCTCAAACTCTCCACCTTCGTGCCTTACCAGGACCGAGGAGGGCAGGAGCCTGTGGGTGCCGGCAGCCCCAGCCCCCCGGAAGACCGGAACACCAAAACGGCCCCCGTGCGCCTCCTGCCCTCCTACAGTGCCTTCTCCCACAGTAGCCATGATTCCTGCAAGGACTCGGCCACCTTGGAGGAAATTCCCCTGACCCAGACCTCGGACTTCCCACCTGCAGCCACACCGGCATCTGCCCAGACAGCCAAGCGTGAGATCTACCTGTGA
- the PCDH1 gene encoding protocadherin-1 isoform X1 has product MERPGKASWGIRGCLQWALLILDPARMGPPRPSPGPGGQRLLLPPLLLALLLLLAASPGHATRVVYKVPEEQPPNTLIGSLAADYGFPDVGHLYKLEVGAPYLRVDGKTGDIFTTETSIDREGLRECQNQLPGEPCILEFEVSITDLVQNGSPRLLEGQIEVQDINDNTPNFASPVITLPIPENTNIGSLFPIPVASDRDAGPNGVASYELQAGPEAQELFGLQVAEDQEGKQPQLIVMGNLDRERWDSYDLTIKVQDGGSPPRASSALLRVTVLDTNDNAPKFERPSYEAELSENSPIGHSVIQVKANDSDQGANAEIDYTFHQAPEVVRRLLRLDRNTGLITVQGPVDREDLSTLRFSVLAKDRGTNPKSARAQVVVTVKDMNDNAPTIEIRGIGLVTHQDGMANISEDVAEETAVALVQVSDRDEGENAAVTCVVANDVPFQLRQASETGSDSKKKYFLQTTTPLDYEKVKDYTIEIVAVDSGNPPLSSTNSLKVQVVDVNDNAPVFTQSVTEVAFPENNKPGEVVAEVTASDADSGSNAELVYSLEPEPAAKGLFTISPDTGEIRVKTSLDREQRDSYELKVVAADRGSPSLQGTATVLVNVLDCNDNDPKFMLSGYNFSVMENMPALSPVGMVTVIDGDKGENARVQLTVEQDNGDFVIQNGTGTILSSLSFDREHQSTYTFQLKAVDGGVPPRSAYVGVTINVLDENDNAPFITAPSNTSHQLLTPQTRLGETVSQVTAEDIDSGVNAELTYSIAGGNPYGLFQIGSHSGAITLEKEIERRHHGLHRLVVKVSDRGKPPRYGTALVHLYVNETLANRTLLETLLGHSLDTPLDIDIAGDPEYERSKQRGNILFGVVAGVVAVALLIALAVLVRYCRQREAKSGYQAGKKETKDLYAPKPSSKASKGNKGKGKKSKSPKPVKPVEDEDEAGLQKSLKFNLMSDAPGDSPRIHLPLNYPPGSPDLGRHYRSNSPLPSIQLQPQSPSASKKHQVVQDLPPANTFVGTGDTTSTGSEQYSDYSYRTNPPKYPSKQLPHRRVTFSATSQAQELQDPSQHSYYDSGLEESETPSSKSSSGPRLGPLALPEDHYERTTPDGSIGEMEHPENDLRPLPDVAMTGTCTQECSEFGHSDTCWMPGQSSPSRRTKSSALKLSTFVPYQDRGGQEPVGAGSPSPPEDRNTKTAPVRLLPSYSAFSHSSHDSCKDSATLEEIPLTQTSDFPPAATPASAQTAKREIYL; this is encoded by the exons ATGGAGAGgcctgggaaggcttcctgggggaTTAGGGGCTGCCTTCAGTGGG CCCTCCTGATTCTAGATCCTGCCAGGATGGGGCCCCCGaggcccagcccaggccccggggggcaACGGTTGCTGCTGCCCCCCTTGCTGCTGGCACTGCTGCTTCTGCTGGCGGCATCCCCAGGCCATGCCACTCGGGTGGTGTACAAGGTGCCGGAGGAACAGCCACCCAACACCCTTATTGGGAGCCTTGCTGCGGACTATGGTTTTCCAGACGTGGGCCACCTGTACAAACTAGAGGTAGGCGCCCCATACCTGCGGGTGGATGGCAAGACGGGAGACATCTTCACCACGGAGACGTCTATTGACCGCGAGGGGCTCCGTGAATGCCAGAACCAGCTCCCTGGTGAGCCTTGCATCCTGGAGTTTGAGGTGTCTATTACAGACCTCGTGCAAAACGGCAGTCCCCGGCTGTTAGAGGGCCAGATAGAGGTACAGGACATCAATGACAACACACCCAACTTCGCCTCGCCAGTCATCACGCTCCCCATCCCTGAGAACACCAACATTGGCTCACTCTTCCCCATCCCAGTGGCTTCTGACCGCGACGCCGGCCCCAACGGTGTGGCATCCTACGAGCTGCAGGCCGGGCCTGAGGCCCAGGAGCTGTTTGGGCTTCAGGTGGCAGAGGACCAGGAGGGGAAGCAGCCACAGCTCATCGTGATGGGCAACCTAGACCGGGAGCGCTGGGATTCCTATGACCTCACCATCAAGGTGCAGGATGGCGGCAGCCCCCCACGCGCCAGCAGTGCCCTGCTGCGCGTCACTGTGCTTGATACCAACGACAACGCCCCCAAGTTCGAGCGGCCCTCCTACGAGGCTGAACTGTCCGAGAATAGCCCCATAGGCCACTCGGTCATCCAG GTGAAGGCCAATGACTCGGACCAAGGCGCCAACGCAGAGATCGACTACACATTCCACCAGGCACCTGAGGTGGTGAGGCGTCTTCTGCGACTGGACAGGAACACTGGACTTATCACTGTGCAGGGCCCCGTGGATCGCGAGGACCTGAGTACCCTGCGCTTCTCTGTGCTCGCCAAGGACCGAGGCACCAACCCCAAGAGTGCCCGTGCCCAAGTGGTGGTGACTGTGAAGGACATGAATGACAACGCCCCCACCATTGAGATCCGGGGCATAGGGTTGGTGACCCATCAAGATGGGATGGCTAATATCTCGGAGGATGTGGCAGAGGAGACAGCCGTGGCCCTGGTGCAGGTATCTGACCGAGATGAGGGAGAGAACGCAGCTGTCACCTGTGTGGTGGCAAATGATGTGCCCTTCCAGCTGCGCCAGGCCAGTGAGACGGGAAGTGACAGCAAAAAGAAGTACTTCTTACAGACCACCACTCCACTCGATTACGAGAAGGTCAAAGACTACACCATAGAGATTGTGGCCGTGGACTCTGGCAACCCCCCACTCTCTAGCACCAACTCCCTCAAGGTGCAGGTGGTAGACGTCAATGACAATGCCCCTGTGTTCACCCAGAGTGTCACTGAGGTTGCCTTCCCAGAAAACAACAAGCCGGGTGAAGTGGTCGCCGAAGTCACTGCCAGCGATGCCGACTCAGGCTCTAATGCGGAGCTGGTTTActctctggagccagagccagCTGCCAAGGGCCTCTTCACCATCTCTCCTGACACTGGAGAGATCCGGGTGAAGACATCCCTTGATCGGGAACAGCGGGATAGTTATGAGTTAAAGGTGGTGGCAGCTGACCGGGGCAGTCCCAGCCTGCAGGGCACAGCCACCGTCCTTGTCAATGTGCTGGACTGCAACGACAATGACCCCAAGTTTATGCTGAGTGGCTACAACTTCTCAGTGATGGAGAACATGCCGGCACTGAGTCCAGTGGGCATGGTGACCGTCATTGATGGGGACAAAGGGGAGAATGCCCGGGTACAGCTCACAGTGGAGCAGGACAATGGTGATTTCGTTATCCAAAATGGCACAGGCACCATCCTCTCCAGCCTGAGCTTTGATCGGGAGCATCAGAGCACCTATACCTTCCAGCTGAAGGCAGTGGACGGGGGTGTCCCACCTCGCTCAGCGTATGTGGGTGTCACCATCAACGTGCTGGATGAGAATGACAACGCACCCTTCATCACCGCCCCTTCCAACACCTCCCACCAGCTGTTGACCCCACAGACACGTCTTGGTGAGACGGTCAGCCAGGTGACAGCCGAGGACATTGACTCCGGGGTCAATGCGGAGTTGACCTACAGCATCGCTGGTGGCAACCCTTACGGACTCTTCCAGATTGGATCCCATTCAGGGGCCATCACCCTTGAGAAGGAGATTGAGCGGCGCCATCACGGGCTGCACCGCCTGGTGGTGAAAGTCAGTGACCGTGGCAAGCCCCCGCGCTATGGCACAGCCTTGGTCCACCTTTACGTCAATGAGACCTTGGCCAACCGCACCCTTCTGGAGACCCTGCTGGGCCACAGCCTGGACACGCCACTGGACATCGATATTGCTGGGGATCCAGAATATGAGCGCTCCAAGCAACGTGGCAACATCCTCTTTGGAGTGGTGGCCGGTGTGGTGGCCGTGGCCTTGCTCATTGCCCTGGCAGTGCTTGTGCGCTATTGCCGGCAGCGGGAGGCCAAGAGTGGCTACCAGGCTGGCAAGAAGGAAACCAAGGACCTGTATGCCCCCAAGCCCAGCAGTAAAGCCtccaagggaaacaaaggcaagggCAAGAAAAGCAAGTCCCCAAAGCCTGTGAAGCCAGTGGAGGACGAGGATGAGGCTGGGCTGCAGAAATCCCTCAAGTTCAACCTGATGAGTGATGCCCCTGGAGACAGCCCCCGCATCCACCTGCCCCTCAACTACCCGCCCGGCAGCCCTGACCTGGGCCGCCACTACCGCTCGAACTCCCCACTGCCTTCCATCCAGCTGCAGCCCCAGTCACCCTCAGCCTCCAAGAAGCACCAAGTGGTGCAGGACCTGCCACCTGCAAATACATTTGTGGGCACTGGTGACACCACATCCACGGGCTCTGAGCAGTACTCCGACTACAGCTACCGCACCAACCCCCCCAAATACCCCAGCAAGCAG TTACCTCACCGACGCGTCACCTTCTCCGCCACCAGTCAGGCCCAAGAACTGCAGGACCCGTCCCAGCACAGTTACTATGACAGTGGCCTGGAGGAATCTGAGACGCCATCCAGCAAGTCATCCTCGGGACCCCGACTTGGTCCCCTGGCTCTGCCCGAGGACCACTATGAGCGCACCACCCCCGATGGCAGCATAGGAGAGATGGAGCACCCCGAGAACG ACCTGCGCCCTTTGCCTGATGTTGCCATGACGGGCACATGTACCCAGGAGTGCAGCGAGTTTGGCCACTCTGACACGTGCTGGATGCCGGGCCAGTCATCTCCCAGCCGCCGGACCAAGAGCAGCGCCCTCAAACTCTCCACCTTCGTGCCTTACCAGGACCGAGGAGGGCAGGAGCCTGTGGGTGCCGGCAGCCCCAGCCCCCCGGAAGACCGGAACACCAAAACGGCCCCCGTGCGCCTCCTGCCCTCCTACAGTGCCTTCTCCCACAGTAGCCATGATTCCTGCAAGGACTCGGCCACCTTGGAGGAAATTCCCCTGACCCAGACCTCGGACTTCCCACCTGCAGCCACACCGGCATCTGCCCAGACAGCCAAGCGTGAGATCTACCTGTGA
- the PCDH1 gene encoding protocadherin-1 isoform X3 produces MERPGKASWGIRGCLQWALLILDPARMGPPRPSPGPGGQRLLLPPLLLALLLLLAASPGHATRVVYKVPEEQPPNTLIGSLAADYGFPDVGHLYKLEVGAPYLRVDGKTGDIFTTETSIDREGLRECQNQLPGEPCILEFEVSITDLVQNGSPRLLEGQIEVQDINDNTPNFASPVITLPIPENTNIGSLFPIPVASDRDAGPNGVASYELQAGPEAQELFGLQVAEDQEGKQPQLIVMGNLDRERWDSYDLTIKVQDGGSPPRASSALLRVTVLDTNDNAPKFERPSYEAELSENSPIGHSVIQVKANDSDQGANAEIDYTFHQAPEVVRRLLRLDRNTGLITVQGPVDREDLSTLRFSVLAKDRGTNPKSARAQVVVTVKDMNDNAPTIEIRGIGLVTHQDGMANISEDVAEETAVALVQVSDRDEGENAAVTCVVANDVPFQLRQASETGSDSKKKYFLQTTTPLDYEKVKDYTIEIVAVDSGNPPLSSTNSLKVQVVDVNDNAPVFTQSVTEVAFPENNKPGEVVAEVTASDADSGSNAELVYSLEPEPAAKGLFTISPDTGEIRVKTSLDREQRDSYELKVVAADRGSPSLQGTATVLVNVLDCNDNDPKFMLSGYNFSVMENMPALSPVGMVTVIDGDKGENARVQLTVEQDNGDFVIQNGTGTILSSLSFDREHQSTYTFQLKAVDGGVPPRSAYVGVTINVLDENDNAPFITAPSNTSHQLLTPQTRLGETVSQVTAEDIDSGVNAELTYSIAGGNPYGLFQIGSHSGAITLEKEIERRHHGLHRLVVKVSDRGKPPRYGTALVHLYVNETLANRTLLETLLGHSLDTPLDIDIAGDPEYERSKQRGNILFGVVAGVVAVALLIALAVLVRYCRQREAKSGYQAGKKETKDLYAPKPSSKASKGNKGKGKKSKSPKPVKPVEDEDEAGLQKSLKFNLMSDAPGDSPRIHLPLNYPPGSPDLGRHYRSNSPLPSIQLQPQSPSASKKHQVVQDLPPANTFVGTGDTTSTGSEQYSDYSYRTNPPKYPSKQLPHRRVTFSATSQAQELQDPSQHSYYDSGLEESETPSSKSSSGPRLGPLALPEDHYERTTPDGSIGEMEHPENEPAGRSRP; encoded by the exons ATGGAGAGgcctgggaaggcttcctgggggaTTAGGGGCTGCCTTCAGTGGG CCCTCCTGATTCTAGATCCTGCCAGGATGGGGCCCCCGaggcccagcccaggccccggggggcaACGGTTGCTGCTGCCCCCCTTGCTGCTGGCACTGCTGCTTCTGCTGGCGGCATCCCCAGGCCATGCCACTCGGGTGGTGTACAAGGTGCCGGAGGAACAGCCACCCAACACCCTTATTGGGAGCCTTGCTGCGGACTATGGTTTTCCAGACGTGGGCCACCTGTACAAACTAGAGGTAGGCGCCCCATACCTGCGGGTGGATGGCAAGACGGGAGACATCTTCACCACGGAGACGTCTATTGACCGCGAGGGGCTCCGTGAATGCCAGAACCAGCTCCCTGGTGAGCCTTGCATCCTGGAGTTTGAGGTGTCTATTACAGACCTCGTGCAAAACGGCAGTCCCCGGCTGTTAGAGGGCCAGATAGAGGTACAGGACATCAATGACAACACACCCAACTTCGCCTCGCCAGTCATCACGCTCCCCATCCCTGAGAACACCAACATTGGCTCACTCTTCCCCATCCCAGTGGCTTCTGACCGCGACGCCGGCCCCAACGGTGTGGCATCCTACGAGCTGCAGGCCGGGCCTGAGGCCCAGGAGCTGTTTGGGCTTCAGGTGGCAGAGGACCAGGAGGGGAAGCAGCCACAGCTCATCGTGATGGGCAACCTAGACCGGGAGCGCTGGGATTCCTATGACCTCACCATCAAGGTGCAGGATGGCGGCAGCCCCCCACGCGCCAGCAGTGCCCTGCTGCGCGTCACTGTGCTTGATACCAACGACAACGCCCCCAAGTTCGAGCGGCCCTCCTACGAGGCTGAACTGTCCGAGAATAGCCCCATAGGCCACTCGGTCATCCAG GTGAAGGCCAATGACTCGGACCAAGGCGCCAACGCAGAGATCGACTACACATTCCACCAGGCACCTGAGGTGGTGAGGCGTCTTCTGCGACTGGACAGGAACACTGGACTTATCACTGTGCAGGGCCCCGTGGATCGCGAGGACCTGAGTACCCTGCGCTTCTCTGTGCTCGCCAAGGACCGAGGCACCAACCCCAAGAGTGCCCGTGCCCAAGTGGTGGTGACTGTGAAGGACATGAATGACAACGCCCCCACCATTGAGATCCGGGGCATAGGGTTGGTGACCCATCAAGATGGGATGGCTAATATCTCGGAGGATGTGGCAGAGGAGACAGCCGTGGCCCTGGTGCAGGTATCTGACCGAGATGAGGGAGAGAACGCAGCTGTCACCTGTGTGGTGGCAAATGATGTGCCCTTCCAGCTGCGCCAGGCCAGTGAGACGGGAAGTGACAGCAAAAAGAAGTACTTCTTACAGACCACCACTCCACTCGATTACGAGAAGGTCAAAGACTACACCATAGAGATTGTGGCCGTGGACTCTGGCAACCCCCCACTCTCTAGCACCAACTCCCTCAAGGTGCAGGTGGTAGACGTCAATGACAATGCCCCTGTGTTCACCCAGAGTGTCACTGAGGTTGCCTTCCCAGAAAACAACAAGCCGGGTGAAGTGGTCGCCGAAGTCACTGCCAGCGATGCCGACTCAGGCTCTAATGCGGAGCTGGTTTActctctggagccagagccagCTGCCAAGGGCCTCTTCACCATCTCTCCTGACACTGGAGAGATCCGGGTGAAGACATCCCTTGATCGGGAACAGCGGGATAGTTATGAGTTAAAGGTGGTGGCAGCTGACCGGGGCAGTCCCAGCCTGCAGGGCACAGCCACCGTCCTTGTCAATGTGCTGGACTGCAACGACAATGACCCCAAGTTTATGCTGAGTGGCTACAACTTCTCAGTGATGGAGAACATGCCGGCACTGAGTCCAGTGGGCATGGTGACCGTCATTGATGGGGACAAAGGGGAGAATGCCCGGGTACAGCTCACAGTGGAGCAGGACAATGGTGATTTCGTTATCCAAAATGGCACAGGCACCATCCTCTCCAGCCTGAGCTTTGATCGGGAGCATCAGAGCACCTATACCTTCCAGCTGAAGGCAGTGGACGGGGGTGTCCCACCTCGCTCAGCGTATGTGGGTGTCACCATCAACGTGCTGGATGAGAATGACAACGCACCCTTCATCACCGCCCCTTCCAACACCTCCCACCAGCTGTTGACCCCACAGACACGTCTTGGTGAGACGGTCAGCCAGGTGACAGCCGAGGACATTGACTCCGGGGTCAATGCGGAGTTGACCTACAGCATCGCTGGTGGCAACCCTTACGGACTCTTCCAGATTGGATCCCATTCAGGGGCCATCACCCTTGAGAAGGAGATTGAGCGGCGCCATCACGGGCTGCACCGCCTGGTGGTGAAAGTCAGTGACCGTGGCAAGCCCCCGCGCTATGGCACAGCCTTGGTCCACCTTTACGTCAATGAGACCTTGGCCAACCGCACCCTTCTGGAGACCCTGCTGGGCCACAGCCTGGACACGCCACTGGACATCGATATTGCTGGGGATCCAGAATATGAGCGCTCCAAGCAACGTGGCAACATCCTCTTTGGAGTGGTGGCCGGTGTGGTGGCCGTGGCCTTGCTCATTGCCCTGGCAGTGCTTGTGCGCTATTGCCGGCAGCGGGAGGCCAAGAGTGGCTACCAGGCTGGCAAGAAGGAAACCAAGGACCTGTATGCCCCCAAGCCCAGCAGTAAAGCCtccaagggaaacaaaggcaagggCAAGAAAAGCAAGTCCCCAAAGCCTGTGAAGCCAGTGGAGGACGAGGATGAGGCTGGGCTGCAGAAATCCCTCAAGTTCAACCTGATGAGTGATGCCCCTGGAGACAGCCCCCGCATCCACCTGCCCCTCAACTACCCGCCCGGCAGCCCTGACCTGGGCCGCCACTACCGCTCGAACTCCCCACTGCCTTCCATCCAGCTGCAGCCCCAGTCACCCTCAGCCTCCAAGAAGCACCAAGTGGTGCAGGACCTGCCACCTGCAAATACATTTGTGGGCACTGGTGACACCACATCCACGGGCTCTGAGCAGTACTCCGACTACAGCTACCGCACCAACCCCCCCAAATACCCCAGCAAGCAG TTACCTCACCGACGCGTCACCTTCTCCGCCACCAGTCAGGCCCAAGAACTGCAGGACCCGTCCCAGCACAGTTACTATGACAGTGGCCTGGAGGAATCTGAGACGCCATCCAGCAAGTCATCCTCGGGACCCCGACTTGGTCCCCTGGCTCTGCCCGAGGACCACTATGAGCGCACCACCCCCGATGGCAGCATAGGAGAGATGGAGCACCCCGAGAACG AGCCGGCTGGCCGGAGCAGGCCCTGA